Proteins from a single region of Rhipicephalus sanguineus isolate Rsan-2018 chromosome 5, BIME_Rsan_1.4, whole genome shotgun sequence:
- the LOC119393394 gene encoding nucleolar protein 16: MGNAKKTKRRHRQTYSANHKKKMKKKLKRQVKIKSTLIKQAWEENKGIFDNMRDMGLAADANKAIPMDVDAQPTTKGKRKAPAPKAHVVAQLEAHASEPRPSTLRMSGDDVKFCVYMLEKYGEDYAAMARDRKNHFQDTPAQIRQKINTFKKIPEQWNAYMRAKELA; encoded by the coding sequence ATGGGAAATGCCAAGAAGACCAAGAGGCGACATCGCCAAACGTACAGCGCCAACCACAAGAAGAAGATGAAAAAGAAGCTGAAGCGCCAAGTGAAGATCAAGAGCACGCTCATAAAACAAGCCTGGGAGGAAAACAAAGGCATTTTCGACAACATGCGTGACATGGGCCTCGCAGCGGACGCAAACAAGGCTATCCCCATGGATGTCGATGCTCAACCGACGACCAAAGGCAAGCGAAAAGCACCCGCTCCGAAGGCGCACGTCGTGGCACAGCTTGAAGCTCATGCCTCTGAACCTAGGCCCAGCACGCTGCGAATGTCCGGCGATGACGTCAAATTCTGCGTCTACATGTTGGAGAAGTACGGCGAGGACTACGCTGCCATGGCCAGAGATCGCAAGAACCACTTCCAAGATACACCTGCCCAGATCAGGCAGAAGATAAACACCTTCAAGAAGATACCCGAGCAGTGGAACGCTTACATGCGGGCTAAAGAGCTCGCATGA